A genomic segment from Desulfobotulus mexicanus encodes:
- a CDS encoding exonuclease domain-containing protein, with protein MSSYLFYDLETTGLNPAFDQILQFAAIRTDMAFHELERHEIRIRLRPDVLIAPGALITHRIPLDVLGSGELEYDAIRRIHSLLNTRGTLSLGYNTLNFDDIFLRFAFYRNLLPPYTHQFASGCSRMDIFPLTIFFHLFRPEILKWPELEGRVSLKLENLNRENGLASGMAHDAMVDVEATLALAKILASEKDMWEYLVAGFDKKKDGLRQDQLPEAFQSSLGIHPYGVLTGSEAGSKNGYQAPVLGLGQSIPYSNQSLWLRLDTEDLQKTDPENPEATSFVIRKRNGEPPFVLPPVSRFWERLFDEKRQLAENNMAWLRSRPDILEAIGKYHRQFRYPEIEGLDPDAALYQKGFLSKAEQVQCSDFHAMDIAGKLAFLPELSTDLQVLAARLLFRNGMGEQHPFVEEAGRRQMASLTAGTGDSLPKDWRGGERRAVYHVLDDIKDIRAEGKLDDEQILLLQALEEDMKKRFFL; from the coding sequence ATGTCCAGCTATCTCTTTTATGATCTTGAGACTACAGGCCTGAATCCTGCCTTTGATCAGATCCTGCAGTTTGCAGCCATACGCACGGATATGGCTTTTCATGAGCTGGAGCGCCATGAAATCCGTATCCGTTTGCGGCCAGATGTACTCATTGCCCCCGGTGCCCTTATAACCCACAGAATACCTTTGGATGTACTTGGGTCCGGGGAGCTGGAATATGATGCCATACGCCGGATACACAGCCTGCTCAATACCCGTGGAACCCTTTCCCTTGGTTACAATACGCTTAATTTTGATGATATATTTTTAAGATTTGCTTTTTACAGAAACCTTCTTCCACCCTATACCCATCAGTTTGCCTCGGGCTGTTCCCGCATGGATATTTTTCCCCTTACCATCTTTTTCCATCTTTTCCGGCCTGAGATTCTGAAGTGGCCGGAGCTGGAAGGCAGGGTCAGTCTGAAGCTTGAAAACCTGAACAGGGAAAACGGTCTGGCTTCAGGTATGGCCCATGATGCCATGGTGGATGTGGAAGCTACCCTGGCGCTGGCTAAGATTTTGGCTTCGGAAAAGGATATGTGGGAGTACCTTGTTGCCGGTTTTGATAAAAAAAAGGATGGTCTGCGTCAGGATCAGCTCCCGGAGGCTTTTCAGTCTTCTCTGGGGATTCATCCCTATGGTGTGCTGACGGGTTCTGAAGCCGGGTCAAAAAACGGGTATCAGGCACCGGTTCTGGGGCTGGGGCAATCCATTCCTTATTCCAACCAGAGTCTGTGGCTGCGTCTGGATACGGAGGATTTACAGAAAACCGATCCTGAGAATCCCGAAGCCACAAGTTTTGTTATCCGAAAAAGAAACGGTGAGCCGCCCTTTGTGCTGCCGCCTGTTTCCCGTTTCTGGGAGCGTCTTTTTGATGAAAAACGTCAGCTTGCAGAAAATAATATGGCCTGGCTGCGGTCCCGTCCGGATATTCTGGAAGCCATAGGAAAATATCACCGCCAATTCCGATACCCGGAAATAGAGGGTCTTGATCCCGATGCCGCCCTTTATCAGAAAGGTTTTCTTTCAAAGGCCGAGCAGGTCCAGTGCAGTGATTTTCATGCGATGGATATTGCAGGGAAACTGGCCTTTCTGCCGGAATTATCCACGGACTTACAGGTTCTTGCGGCCCGTCTTCTTTTCAGGAACGGGATGGGAGAGCAGCACCCCTTTGTGGAGGAAGCTGGCAGGCGGCAGATGGCCAGTCTGACTGCCGGGACTGGAGACAGCCTGCCAAAGGACTGGCGGGGTGGGGAGCGCAGAGCTGTTTATCATGTTCTCGATGATATTAAAGATATCCGGGCAGAAGGTAAGCTGGATGATGAACAGATTCTGCTGCTTCAGGCACTGGAAGAAGATATGAAAAAGCGTTTTTTCCTTTGA